TATTTTTCGAAGTGCTCCTGATGTTTCTTTGCGATAACTCGCTCCTGTTCTATCCAAGACATCTTCTGCATTATCCTGAACCCACTGCCACTGCGGACCTAACTCAGGAAACATATCAAGTGTCAAATGGTCAAACCAAATGCAATAGCCCGTTTCCAAAATACTATCTCCTATCATCCGCTTTATACTCAGCATTTGGCGACCTTTTTCAGATTCTACAAAATAGCCTGTTTCAATAGAAAGACTTCTTAAAGCTATTATTATAGCTCCGGGAACATTATTTCGAGGGCATCTGGTTTTACAACTCAAACACTCTCCACAAGCCCAAATAGTTTCACTTTTTAAAAGTTCTTCTATTTTTTTATCATCTCTACTTTGCACTGTATCTACAATTTGCCGTGGGTCATATTTATAAAACATTGCTGCAGGGCATATTGCCGTGCAAGTTCCACAGTTAATACATGCATTAAGACCATCTTGAACGTGAATATCTTCAAGTAATCTTTCATATAAACCTTTTCGTTTTTCTTCCATCAACTTTCAGATTTTATAACAAAATAAATAAAAAAAAACATATCCTCTCTTTTGAAATGATATATATCAATGTGTAAATTTAAGTCTTTTTATCAAAACATAGATAAAAATTTTACCATAATAAATATCTCAAAAAATTGTATTTTTGAAAACTAAATTCCAAAATTATGAAAAAAACAGCCGTTTTCCCGGGCTCTTTCGACCCAATTACCGTTGGTCATGAAAGTATTATAAGTAGAGCTAGCGACATTTTTGACAACATCATTGTCGCTATTGGTGTTAATGCTGATAAAAAATGTCTTTTTCCATTAGAAAAGAGGATGGAATGGGTAAAAAAAACCGTATCAAAATATAAAAATATTACAGTTGATACATACAGCGAACTTACGGTTGATTATTGCAAAAAACAAAATGCTCAATATATTATAAGAGGATTGCGTACAAGTGCCGATTTTGAATTTGAGCGCTGCATTGCTCAAACAAATAAAATGCTTTTAAGTGATATTGAAAATATTTTCTTTCTTTCCCAACCAGAGCATTCTTCAGTGAGTTCATCTGTAGTTAGAGAAATTTTACAATACAAAGGAAATATTGAAAAATTTGTTCCAAAAGGTTTATCAAAAGAAATGGAGGAGTTTTTGCAATAAAATATTTTATTTTGCGTTTGATTTAAAATAACATTATGAATCTAAAGTTTGTTTGTTTAATATTTATATTCACTATAACAATAAGCTCATTTTGTGCCACATCAATTATAAAAGGTGAAGCAAAAGGAGCCGAAAATTTATCTATCAGACTTTATGTTTATGACGATTTTATTAGCAACAAAGAAAAACTTTTAAAAACTGCTAAGATTGATTCATCTGGACGTTTTGAATTTAAAATTGATAATATTTACGAAAGACAAGTAATTAATTGCTTTTTTAGAATAATGAATTACAATTGCAGCGGAATGTTTATAGAAGCTGGAAAAACGTATAATATTGAATTTGAAGATTTTGATTTTAAAGACCCTAATCGCATTTATATTCCTTTATTATCAAGTCGTAATATCTCGTTTGTATTAAAAGATACAAGCAAAAATGAACTAAACAATCTGATTTCATCATTCAATTATGATTATGATAATTTTGTTGCTTCAACATTTGGCACAGGAATATTAGCTGCTAGAACTCATAAAACCAAAATAGATAGTTTTATGATAGCAGAAACAGAAAAATATGCAAATGTTTCAAATGAGTTTTTTAAAAATTATTTAGTTTATTCCATTGCTAACCTGCAATTAAGCTTAAAATCTAAAAGTAGAAAATATATTTTTGATAATTATTTTTATAAAAAACCAATTTTATATAACAATGTTGCATACATGGAATTATTTAGCAACTTTTTCTCAGATTTCATCTTAACTTCAAAAGACATTCGCCCTAATGCTATTTTCTCAAATATTAATAAAAAAATAAACCTGAATGCTGTTTTAGACTCATTAGGCAGGGACAGTGTTTTACGCAATGAATTACTGCGAGAAACTGTGTTAATTTTAAATATTAGAAGCTGGTATTCACAAAAAGAATTTAAAAACGATAGTTTGCTAAAACTTTTAGATATTTACGCAGCCAGCACAAAATTTGATATTCAGGAAAATATAGCTAAAAATTTAAAATTTATTTTAACAAGATATAAAAATGGCAATAAAATGCCTGAATTTAGCTTTAAATCTATAGATAACGAGATATTTAACAATGATTCGCTAGCCAATAAATACACATATTTTTTATTTTTCCATACATGGAGTAAATCAAGTCTATCAGAGCTTTTGGCAATGAATAAATTAAAATCAAATTGGAAAGACAGCATTCAATTTATAGGAGTGTGCATGGATTTTGAGCCTTTAAAACTCTATTACTTCCTTCAAGAAAATAAGTTTGATTTTCCGATTTATCATTTTGGAGGCGACTGGGTAATGGCTGAAAACATAGGATTATTGTCTTTTCCGCATTGTATGTTTATTGATAAAAAAGGAAATTATATAAACTATTTAGCTGCATCTCCAAGCCGCAATGCTGAAGTTGAATTTATAAAAAAAATAGGACGAAGTATAGTAAAAGTCCAACCCGAAATTGGCAGATAAAATATTTTCAAAAAGTTGATTTAATCAGTTGACCTCACTCCTTGCAATAAACAATCATTTATCTTACCTACTAAGCCACTAAGTGAAAAATAAACCAATTTCTGCATTTCTTCCAATTGCGAAAAAGGTATCCATTTTGCTTCTGTAATTTCTTCTTCAGCTTGTGGAATAAGCTCTCTATCATTAGATTTCATCCAATACCAATAAGATTTCTTTATTACCCATTCATCTTCAATTTGATATAAATGAAGTGTTGATGAAATTTTTTCGCCAATGCTTATGTTTTTCAATCCTGTCTCTTCCATTACTTCGCGAATAGCAGCATCTTTGTGTGTTTCGCCTGCATCAATTTTCCCTTTCGGCAAATCCCATCTGCCTTTTCTAAAAATAAAAAGAACTTCTTTATTATCGTTTAAAACCACTCCCCCAGCCGCTTCTATCAATCTAAAATGATTGAAAAATTTTTCATATTGCTTTTTAGGATTTTTTGAAACAAATTTGAATTCTTTATTTGGACTACTTTCGATTTTTGAAAGAATAGTTTCAATTTTTGAAAGTTCAACATCAAAAAAAGTTGTTTCGTCTTTTTTTAAATTAGCGTTATTTGAAACGAATTGTATAACTTTGTCGCGAGTAAAAATTTTCTCCATAAATTATTTTTTATGATTTACAAGCAAGAAATAGCATTTGAAACTGCAAATTTGCTTTTGCAAATAAACGCAATAAAATTGAATCCAACAAGTCCTTTTACATGGGCAAGTGGTTGGAAATCTCCAATCTACTGCGACAACAGAAAAATTTTATCCTATGTTGATGTCAGAACTAAAATATTAAATCATTTTGTAGATTTGATTAAAAGCGAATATGCTGATGTAGAAGTAATTGCAGGCGTTGCTACTGCTGGTATTCCAATGGGAATGCTTATTGCACATGAGTTGAAAAAACCTTTTATATACATACGCTCATCAGCTAAAGACCACGGCTTGCAAAACAAAATAGAAGGCGTTTTAAATGAAGGGCAAAAAGTTGTGGTTATTGAAGATTTAGTTTCTACAGGCGGTTCAAGCTTAAAAGCTGTTGAAGCAATTAGAAGCGAAAATGCCGAAGTATTAGGCATGGCAGCCATTTTCAGCTATGCTTTTCCACAAGCTGAAGAAAATTTCAAAAAATTAAATTGCAAGTTAATTACTCTTTGCGACTATCCTAACTTATTGCAAATGGCTTTAAACAAAGAGTACGTAAGCATAAATCATATAGAATTGTTAAACAGTTGGCGTGAACAGCCCGAAACATGGGGAAAATAATATGGCAGAATTTGAAAGCAAAAATGTAATGCTTAATGCGGAACAAGCTACAGTATATTCTTTTCTAAGCGATTTTAGAAATTTTAACCATCTAATTCCTGCTCAAATAAAAGATTGGGAAGCAACAGGAGATAAATGCAGCTTTAAAGCTGACAATGCAGGTGTGGTGAGGCTAAGATATAAAACAAGAAGAGCAGACCTAATAGAAATTGAACCAGATATGGATTTACCTGTTGCTGGCGAAATAGTCCTTTATGTGAAACTTGATGATAGATCTCCAAAAACAAATGCTATAGTTGGTGCAAATATTTCTATACCTCCAATGTTTAAAATGATGGTAAGCCGCCCTTTAAAAAATATGGTGGACATGATTGCTGCTGCATTGGAAAAATACTATAATGGATAGTTTTTGAGTGCTGAGTTAAATAGTGTTGAGTGTTTAGTGCCGAGTGTTTAGTTTGAAAAGGTGCGTTGTGTGCTTGTCTGCTTGATATGCTACCATATAAATCGTTGATAATCAAGTAGTTGCAGGCTCGCAACAATCTGTATGTCCCGCCGCATAAAGTATTGATAATCAGAGAGTTATGATATTGCGTCCGCTTCGCATAAAAGCTTGATAATCAAATAGTTACGAAAACCAGCCGTTTTTGTGTCCGCTCGCCTAAGTCATTGATAATCAGATAGTTACCAAGTCGCTACCCCAACTAAACACTAAAAACTCAACACTAAACACTAAAAAAATAATATTAAAAAAAGCTATTAATTTGTCAAAAAAATAGTACATTAGCATTGTGAAAAAATGGTATAGACCACATTGGTAACAATTAATTTGTTAAACATTATGATATAACCATATTGACCTCTAATTTAAAAGAGAAAAAATGAGAAATATATTTTTTATTATAGTTATTGCCTTTTTTTTGGGGTGCGAACCTAAATCATCAAAGTCAAATCAAGTCGTAAAAAGCAAGATTATTCCTGATTCGGAAACAGTTGTTGTGTACAAACCAGATTCTTCAATTTTACCATATTTGAATAAAATAATTGATAAAGAAAAGACATGCGATTTTTATAATAAAAACAACTCCTGTTTTTTAGTTTATCAAAGACCATATAGTGTTTATAATAATGATACTGTAATTGATATTGTAAGCGGTTTTTTAAATTCTTTTAACTGGAAAAATGTGGTTGGTGTCAGTTATTTTAAAGACCATATTTTTATTATTCTAAACAACCTTTCAATGAATTGTGTTTTTACAAAAACAAAAAAATCTTTCACCATTCATTTTAACCACAAGGATGATGAATTTGAGCAAGAACCCATGACAAATGATCTTGGATCTGATTGGGTTTTTTCATGCAGAAATGATAGCGCATATTTGCTTTTTAAAAGTGTCTGCCATCGGTAATTTATTTTTCGCTTTCCTAGCATCATCCATAACAAACCCAAAACATCAAATATTTCAAAAATGACAATATCCTAAAAAGTTTGCAAAGCCTTCCGCCTACCATCGTAAATCGTTGATAATCAGGTAGTTACAAGTCGCCACCACTTTACCTGTCTCGCCTGCTTGCTTTGCCTGTCTGCCCACATAAGTTATTGATAATCATGCGATTACAGATTGCCGACCCAACTAAACACTAAAAACTCAACACTCTTTCGATTTCGGATTTCGGATTTCGGATTTTCTGACTTGTACCTTTTTCCTTGCACCTTGTCCCTTTCCAACCCTTCGACAAGTTCAGGGCATCGCTTTACAAACTAATCAACTATCTTAATAACAAGTCGCTATTTCGTGATGAAAAAAACTTTTTTTATTCTTATCTGGCATCAAAAGGCTTATCTGACCATCTTTTTCAGTTCCTAATATAGTGCATTCCACAATATTTCCATCTAACATAAATTTTTTAGTTGCATTTAGCCCCCATAACTTATCATTGTATGCTTTATATATGTAATCATCGCCGTTTTTAAAATATAACTCCAAGCATTCTTTATAATTTTCAGCCATTTTCTTTATTTCAATCTCAATATTCCTTTGCTTATTATCATTTATTATCATCGAAGTAGCTAAATTCAAATCAGAAGCGAATTTTCCTTGATTAATATTTATCCCAATACCAGAAACCGTAGCTTTTATCACATCTCCCATCACTAGATTTTCAATTAAAATCCCAGCAATTTTTTTATTATTAACCAAAATATCATTGGGCCATTTTATTTCAACTTTATCATTAAGCAATTCTTCTGAAATATAGTTATATGCAGCTAAAGCAATAATCCGACTTAGCAAAAACTGATTTTGAATTTTTACATTCAAATTTTTTACAAGAAAACTCATCAATATATTTTGTCCATCTTCAGAACTCCAAGTATGATTGCCTTGCCCACGACCATAGATTTGAAAATCCGCACTAAAAACATGTATTTCATTTTCATCTATATTATTAACTTCGCTAATAGCCCACGAATTAGTGGATTCTACAATTTTCTTTTTATGATAAAAAATCTCCATTAATATTATTTTTTGCAAACATTACTTTAATGAAATCAAATTCATTAACTTTGCACAAATTTACAAAAGAATAAATGGTAGAAAAATTTGAAGATAAAATTCTAAGTAAACTAGCAAAAACTTTAAAAGAAAAGAAGGCACAGCAAATTGTCATACTTGACATGCGTAAAAACGGACAAAATGTCTGTGATTTTTTTATAATTTGTCATGGACAATCAGGCGTTCAAACTCAAGGTATAGCATCAAACACTATTAGAGAATTGAAGCAGGATATTGGTTTAAAGCCTTTTCAAGTGGAAGGATTGAGAAATGCAGAATGGATATTGATTGACTATGGATATATTGTGGCACACATTTTTAGGGAAGATATTCGCGATTTTTATCGTTTAGAAGATTTGTGGGCTGATGCAGAAACTAAAACAGTTTAATAAAAAATAAAACAAGAAGAGAAATAAGATTATGAAAAATAATCCTTTAAAAAATAATCCCTCAGGAAAAGGAAAACAACCACCCAATAAAAAAGTTAATTTCTATTGGATTTATGCTTTAATGGCAATTTTGTTTTTCGGAATGTATTTCTACGGCGGAGAATCAAGCGAACCAAAAGAAATATTTTGGCAACGTTTTGAAAATGACATGCTTGCAAAGCACCATGTCGAAAAAATTGTTGTTGTAAACAAAGAATTTGCTGAAATACATATAAAAAAGGATGTTCTTAAATCAGATAGCACTTATAAAGATGCTGTTAAAAATAAAGATAATAATGGTCCTCATTATATTTTAAAATTTTTGTCTCCAGAAAGCTTTCAAACTCAATTGAATAACGCAGAAGACCGAATTTTTGCAAGAGATACTGTGGGCAAAACTCCAGCTCAAATAAGTGAACTTGAACGCTATAAACATGTTAATGTAACTCCAGAAGAAAGAACTAATTGGGGAAGCACCATATTTACAAATTGGATTCTACCTATACTAATCATCCTCTTTATTTGGTTTTTATTTATGAGAATGATGAGCAGAGGCAGCGGAGGCGGTCAAATTTTTAATGTTGGTAAATCAAAAGCTCAATTATTTGATAAAGACACGCAAGTATCTATTAATTTTAAAGATGTAGCCGGACTTGAGGAAGCTAAAGTTGAAGTTATGGAAGTTGTGGATTTCCTTAAAAGTCCAAAAAAATACACTAGTCTAGGTGGAAAAATTCCTAAAGGTGTTTTACTTGTTGGTCCTCCAGGAACAGGAAAAACTCTTTTAGCTAAAGCCGTAGCTGGAGAAGCAAAGGTTCCGTTCTTTTCAATTAGCGGCTCTGACTTTGTGGAAATGTTTGTAGGCGTAGGAGCTTCCAGAGTTAGAGACCTATTTAAGCAAGCAAAAGAAAAAGCCCCGTGTATTGTTTTTATAGATGAGATTGATGCTATTGGGCGTGCTCGCGGACGTGCAAATATTACAGGAGCAAATGACGAAAGAGAAAACACTCTAAATCAGCTACTTACAGAGATGGACGGTTTTTCTACAAATGCAGGCGTAATTGTTTTAGCTGCTACCAACAGAGCTGACATTTTAGACAAAGCTCTTTTACGTGCTGGTCGCTTCGATAGAATAATATATGTAGAACTGCCTGACCTAGTTGAAAGAGAAGATATTTTCAAAGTTCATTTAAGACCTTTAAAACTTGCTGAAAGTGTACATACTTCGTTTTTGGCAAAGCAAACTCCAGGCTTTAGTGGTGCCGATATTGCAAATGTTTGTAATGAAGCTGCACTTATTGCTGCAAGAAAAGGTAAAAAAGCTATTGAAAAGCAAGATTTTCTTGATGCAATCGACAGAATAGTCGGAGGTCTTGAAAAACGAAACAAAATAATTTCCATTGACGAAAAAAGAACTATTGCCTTCCATGAAGCTGGGCATGCATCTGTAAGTTGGATGCTTGAACATGCTCACCCTCTTGTAAAAGTAACTATCGTTCCTCGCGGAAAAGCTCTGGGAGCTGCATGGTATTTGCCTGAAGAAAGGTCTTTAAACACTCGCGATCAAATTTTCGATGAAATAACCGCAGCTTTAGGTGGTAGAGCTGCTGAAGAAGTAATTATTAATGAAATTTCCACAGGAGCACTTAACGATCTTGAAAAAGTTACAAAGCAAGCATACGCTTCTGTAGCTTATTTCGGGTTAAGCGAAAAAATAGGAAATATAAGCTATTTTGACTCCTCAGGACAGCAAGATTTTTATTTTACAAAACCATATTCCGAAAAAACTTCTGAAATCATTGATGCAGAAGTAAAATATATTGTTGATCAAGCTTACCAACGAGCAAAAGAGATAATAATAAATAATCTTGATAAAGTAACTCAATTAGCTGAATTATTACTCGAAAAAGAAGTTATATTCAGAGAAGACGTTGAAAACATCTTTGGTCCTCGCCAATGGGAGGATAGTCATACTGATAAAAAAACTGAAAATAAAACTGAAAACGCAGATACTAACGATAAAACTGAAGAAGAGGAAGTAAAAACAGACAACAATCAGCCTGAATGAAGCAATTCGAACATATAGAACTTCGAGAAAAAGTGCTTAAGCGTATAAGAAATGCTCTCATTAACCAAACAGATATTAATGCAGAGCAATTGAATATTGAAATAAATGCGTTTAAAAAACTTGAAGATCCATTAGCTTTTGAATTTGCAAAGAATTTCACATCAAATGGCGGTTTTTTTTACTACGCCGACAATAAAGAAGAACTTAAAATGGCGATAAATTCTTTGTTACAGGAAAAAGATTTCATGAGTGTGTATTGCGGCAACGAAATTATATCCGACCTAATTAACACAAGAATTATTACCGTTTTAAATGACATTAACGACATAAGTTTTTCAAATACTGTTATCACCGAATGTGATTTTTTATGTGCTAGAAGTGGAAGTATTTTGTTAAGCAGTTTTTTGAGTTCAGGCAGAAGAGGTATTGCTACTAATAATGCGTTAATAGTTGTAGCAGAAATTAATCAAATTGTTTCAGATGTGCAAGAGGCTTTACAAGCTGAATTAGACAAATATTCGGCAGAATTCCCTAGTCTTATTTCATTTGTTTCAGGACCAAGTTGCACTACAGACATTGAGCAAGAAAAAATAGTTGGAGCTTTGGGTTCCAAAGAAATATATCTATTTTTACACGAATAAATTATGAGAAATCTCCTTATTAGATCTGCTTCTGCAATTATATATGGTGCCTTACTCATCATTGGATGCGTGTTTTATACTCCTGTTTTATACGCAACATTAGGCTTATTCGCTGTTTTTGGCATTATTGAATTGAAAAATCTTTCAAATATAAAAATCAGCAAAAACGCATTAACCATTTGGATTGCATTATGCCTTATTGATATTCTAAGCTTTATACTTTTAATTGAAGCTAATTTACTTGATATAAACTCGCTTTTATTACTAATTTCAGCAATATGTTTGCAAATTTTCGTAATATCTTTTTTTTCAAATTTAGTCACAAATAAAATTTTGCAATTTCTTTCTACATCAGCAATTTATATAGTTTTTCCGCTAATTTTAATGATATTTTTGCAAACAAATAAAACAGCTAATAATTTCTCATATCTGCTAATATTGCTAATTTTAATATGGATAAACGACACATTCGCTTATATTATCGGCAGTTTGGTTGGGAAACATAAATTCTGCGAGAAAATTTCCCCTAAAAAAACATGGGAAGGTCTTTTAGGTGGTTTCATAATAACTCTAGTTGCTGCAATAATTATAAATTTGTATTATTTCAAATTCGAAAACACTATTGTTTTAACTTCTGTTTTAATTGTTTGTGTTAGTGCTACTTTAGGCGATTTATTTGAGTCTAAAATAAAGCGAGAAGCCGAAGTAAAAGACTCTGGCAAGTTAATTCCTGGGCACGGCGGCATTTTAGACAGAATTGATAGTTTACTTATTGCTGCTCCAACATTTAGTTTTTTTATATTAATTTTAAAATATTTTTAAAACATGCGTATTCATCCTGCGGGCAAAAATATTGTATCTACGGCAACTTTAATTTTAGGAACTATTGCGCTAATTAGCATTATGGTTATTCCTTACAAATTATTTTGGCTTACTTTTTTAGTTCTTTTTTGCTTATTAATTATAGGTATTTGGATTGTATCTTTTTTCAGATACCCGCAAAGAAGCATAGAAAACCCAAAAGACAATCACTTGTATTCCGCTGCTGACGGAGAAGTTGTAGTGATTGAAAAAATAAAAAGCAATCTTTTCCCTGAAAATGAAGCATATCAAATTTCTGTTTTCATGAGTATTTACTCAGTACACATAAATTATGTACCAATAAACGGAACAATAAGCTCTGTAACACATCGCAAAGGGCTGCATCTAATGGCTATCAAGCCTAAAGCTTCTTTAGAAAACGAGCAATGCGAAACGATTATAAACACAAAAAATCAAAAAAAAGTAATAGTTAGGCAAATAGCTGGAGCCGCAGCACGCAGAGTGCTTACTTTCGTAAAACCAGAGCAAGAAGTAATTGCAGGAAACGAACTTGGTTTTATCCGCTTTGGTAGCCGAGTTGATATAATTTTCCCTGTAAATAGCGAAATAAATGTTAAAATTGGCGATAAAGTTAAAGGCTGCAAAACAATTTTAGCGACAATAAATTAATGATAATCAGAGAGTTACAGGGCAGCAGGTGTATTGTGTGGCGTCTCTACGTAAGTTGTTGATAATCAGACAGCTACGAGCCGCCGCTCATTGAGCCGCGTCGAAATGGCGGCGTAAGTTATTGATAATTAACTGGTTACATATTACCGACCCATCGCCCGCCTAAGTCGCTGATAATCAAGTAGTTACGAAGCAGCGGAGTTCTATATAGGAGCGGCAGCGTAAATTGCTGATAATCAGGTAGTTATGGGTCGCCGACCTTGCCGCCTCTGTAAATTATTGATAGTCAGATGGTTGCGAGGCTGCGCCCGTCTCGTGTGGCGACTCCACCTAAGTCACTGATAATTAAGTAGTTACAGAGCCACAGTCCGCCCCAACTAAACACTCAAAACTCAACACTAAACACTACTTTCAAACTTTAAAACTTTACAAACTCCTAACTACTTCTATTTAAAGCATTTTTCATCAATTCCAAACACATAATTTTCAATAACTCTA
This DNA window, taken from Bacteroidales bacterium, encodes the following:
- a CDS encoding 4Fe-4S dicluster domain-containing protein yields the protein MEEKRKGLYERLLEDIHVQDGLNACINCGTCTAICPAAMFYKYDPRQIVDTVQSRDDKKIEELLKSETIWACGECLSCKTRCPRNNVPGAIIIALRSLSIETGYFVESEKGRQMLSIKRMIGDSILETGYCIWFDHLTLDMFPELGPQWQWVQDNAEDVLDRTGASYRKETSGALRKISAKDLDELNQIFEVTGGNARYKKIEDFSRKKASEMGLQFDDSKDCQYFKHVYSYNSHKLENE
- the coaD gene encoding pantetheine-phosphate adenylyltransferase, whose product is MKKTAVFPGSFDPITVGHESIISRASDIFDNIIVAIGVNADKKCLFPLEKRMEWVKKTVSKYKNITVDTYSELTVDYCKKQNAQYIIRGLRTSADFEFERCIAQTNKMLLSDIENIFFLSQPEHSSVSSSVVREILQYKGNIEKFVPKGLSKEMEEFLQ
- a CDS encoding NUDIX domain-containing protein; amino-acid sequence: MEKIFTRDKVIQFVSNNANLKKDETTFFDVELSKIETILSKIESSPNKEFKFVSKNPKKQYEKFFNHFRLIEAAGGVVLNDNKEVLFIFRKGRWDLPKGKIDAGETHKDAAIREVMEETGLKNISIGEKISSTLHLYQIEDEWVIKKSYWYWMKSNDRELIPQAEEEITEAKWIPFSQLEEMQKLVYFSLSGLVGKINDCLLQGVRSTD
- a CDS encoding orotate phosphoribosyltransferase, whose amino-acid sequence is MIYKQEIAFETANLLLQINAIKLNPTSPFTWASGWKSPIYCDNRKILSYVDVRTKILNHFVDLIKSEYADVEVIAGVATAGIPMGMLIAHELKKPFIYIRSSAKDHGLQNKIEGVLNEGQKVVVIEDLVSTGGSSLKAVEAIRSENAEVLGMAAIFSYAFPQAEENFKKLNCKLITLCDYPNLLQMALNKEYVSINHIELLNSWREQPETWGK
- a CDS encoding biotin--[acetyl-CoA-carboxylase] ligase — its product is MEIFYHKKKIVESTNSWAISEVNNIDENEIHVFSADFQIYGRGQGNHTWSSEDGQNILMSFLVKNLNVKIQNQFLLSRIIALAAYNYISEELLNDKVEIKWPNDILVNNKKIAGILIENLVMGDVIKATVSGIGININQGKFASDLNLATSMIINDNKQRNIEIEIKKMAENYKECLELYFKNGDDYIYKAYNDKLWGLNATKKFMLDGNIVECTILGTEKDGQISLLMPDKNKKSFFHHEIATCY
- the rsfS gene encoding ribosome silencing factor — its product is MVEKFEDKILSKLAKTLKEKKAQQIVILDMRKNGQNVCDFFIICHGQSGVQTQGIASNTIRELKQDIGLKPFQVEGLRNAEWILIDYGYIVAHIFREDIRDFYRLEDLWADAETKTV
- the hflB gene encoding ATP-dependent zinc metalloprotease FtsH, with translation MKNNPLKNNPSGKGKQPPNKKVNFYWIYALMAILFFGMYFYGGESSEPKEIFWQRFENDMLAKHHVEKIVVVNKEFAEIHIKKDVLKSDSTYKDAVKNKDNNGPHYILKFLSPESFQTQLNNAEDRIFARDTVGKTPAQISELERYKHVNVTPEERTNWGSTIFTNWILPILIILFIWFLFMRMMSRGSGGGQIFNVGKSKAQLFDKDTQVSINFKDVAGLEEAKVEVMEVVDFLKSPKKYTSLGGKIPKGVLLVGPPGTGKTLLAKAVAGEAKVPFFSISGSDFVEMFVGVGASRVRDLFKQAKEKAPCIVFIDEIDAIGRARGRANITGANDERENTLNQLLTEMDGFSTNAGVIVLAATNRADILDKALLRAGRFDRIIYVELPDLVEREDIFKVHLRPLKLAESVHTSFLAKQTPGFSGADIANVCNEAALIAARKGKKAIEKQDFLDAIDRIVGGLEKRNKIISIDEKRTIAFHEAGHASVSWMLEHAHPLVKVTIVPRGKALGAAWYLPEERSLNTRDQIFDEITAALGGRAAEEVIINEISTGALNDLEKVTKQAYASVAYFGLSEKIGNISYFDSSGQQDFYFTKPYSEKTSEIIDAEVKYIVDQAYQRAKEIIINNLDKVTQLAELLLEKEVIFREDVENIFGPRQWEDSHTDKKTENKTENADTNDKTEEEEVKTDNNQPE
- a CDS encoding LUD domain-containing protein, with translation MKQFEHIELREKVLKRIRNALINQTDINAEQLNIEINAFKKLEDPLAFEFAKNFTSNGGFFYYADNKEELKMAINSLLQEKDFMSVYCGNEIISDLINTRIITVLNDINDISFSNTVITECDFLCARSGSILLSSFLSSGRRGIATNNALIVVAEINQIVSDVQEALQAELDKYSAEFPSLISFVSGPSCTTDIEQEKIVGALGSKEIYLFLHE
- a CDS encoding phosphatidate cytidylyltransferase codes for the protein MRNLLIRSASAIIYGALLIIGCVFYTPVLYATLGLFAVFGIIELKNLSNIKISKNALTIWIALCLIDILSFILLIEANLLDINSLLLLISAICLQIFVISFFSNLVTNKILQFLSTSAIYIVFPLILMIFLQTNKTANNFSYLLILLILIWINDTFAYIIGSLVGKHKFCEKISPKKTWEGLLGGFIITLVAAIIINLYYFKFENTIVLTSVLIVCVSATLGDLFESKIKREAEVKDSGKLIPGHGGILDRIDSLLIAAPTFSFFILILKYF
- a CDS encoding phosphatidylserine decarboxylase family protein, yielding MRIHPAGKNIVSTATLILGTIALISIMVIPYKLFWLTFLVLFCLLIIGIWIVSFFRYPQRSIENPKDNHLYSAADGEVVVIEKIKSNLFPENEAYQISVFMSIYSVHINYVPINGTISSVTHRKGLHLMAIKPKASLENEQCETIINTKNQKKVIVRQIAGAAARRVLTFVKPEQEVIAGNELGFIRFGSRVDIIFPVNSEINVKIGDKVKGCKTILATIN